A single region of the Solwaraspora sp. WMMD406 genome encodes:
- a CDS encoding non-ribosomal peptide synthetase: protein MVSGRTPLTTYQSDIWVASRLSPDLPQFNVCGYEQFVGQLDHELLLTCIRQAVEFNDAFQLRFDEENGQLFQWAEPESAVVEVHDFTSTPDPHQACHSWMTQVFSQPFELRRNRLYRVALLLESESVAYAYLNAHHLVTDGWGGRQVLRQACARYAAAVTERATTTVRRQYSYLDFARDMMDYAGSEQRERDVAYFRARLDGVTPALFPRQAAGRYRTARHSFPLSPEHVDRIRAAGQSPFTYVAAALAVYLGRIHRRDQVILGVPVLNRSTYAQRQTIGHFANELPVPVTVRGTRTMPELVAELRDTLRSLRTHQRLSRGELLREIIPPDGPRQLYDVTLSWLRWPRPEAIPGVTHRRTVAASRAHEQDALAVLVNEYDDGSLTVDVDYSLDVYDDDFPIEALGRHLDTLIGNALDRPAEPLARVPMLTDAERDQITGSAHGDDVDHPTDATLHGLFEQQVARTPDRVAVVVDGTGETLSYADLDARANQVARALRADGVGRDDRVAVLAVRGAAMLAAILGTLKAGGAYVPIDPDHPPARIRRLLVDSGATVLLTPDAHATPELGGPDAVPGLTVRHLDTLTAYPGDPVEPLARATDLAYVIYTSGSTGEPKGVMVEHRSVVNRLAWMQRQYPLDGDDVLVQKTPISFDVSVWELFWWAFAGARLVLPRPGAHRDPGALSTIVARYGVTVIHFVPSMFGPFLDLLAGAPDRRRQADSLRLVFASGEELPARRVDQFHQLFPLPPAAAAGGAPRLVNLYGPTEATVDVSYHECRPDPARPTRRIPIGRPIDNVRLYVLGPDDQPQPVGAPGELCVAGVAVARGYLGRNGTGATGTAAPADTRFGVDPVRGAGRMYRTGDLARRLANGDLEYLGRLDGQVKIRGNRVEPGEVQQILAGYPGIREAVVVAYTAAGRDTQLAGYYVAESDLDPVRLRGHLLRHLPDYLVPTVFSRLDQIPLTRSGKLDAAALPAPGTGQRREPDQQPRDEVERTLAAIWCQVLDLPSVGVHQDYYTIGGDSILALRVHAEAERRGLRFTLADLAEQPTVAALATRVRRTGPADQQAGTAAEEPDSAAGDRPFALVSPLDRARLGEAADASPATAMQLGLLYHSSEHEAATAYHDVFRYSVRMPWHEPAFRTAYERLVARHPGLRSSFDLGGFTEPLQIVHTRIAGGLDVADLRTLDPAAAGAEVLAHMRQRRHHRYAFDRPPLFLFRAHLLPSGVVDLVFSFHHVLLDGWSVATVVGDLFRDYLHLIGAGIAAVDETALPGPAAYAAEERRTLDSVPARQFWADRLAGAEPTQLDGFRQYEPPGADEPPVRLVAVPEALEQRVRAFAHDHGLPVKSLFLAAYLLTVRLYSGTTDVTVGLVTHGRPERAGADRMAGLFLNTVPLRLGPDTGSGTESGTAPASWLATVREVHRRERECQPYRRYPLHAIQHDRGGGPVFELAFNYVHMHVLAPLLELPTIEPLGFDAWEETNFTLLLNVFVHPADQRVSLRIDADRRTITWAQSGLIADTYLRILGRIVDEPDAVPDFGFLVTSTSVTPTPTDVPPTSIAPTSVAPTDVSPSAARGDVVRRLTDHVRRTPDAVAVAAGTRRWTYARFHREVDRIAYALTHAGVRPGDLVGVAVGRSPEMIAAIYGIARAGAACVPLDVTYPPERIAAMLAQARPARVVTERRHAELIGDPATMLVVEDLPTPSRAITPAPLPPIRPDDLLYVLFTSGSTGVPKGVAMSHAALDNYQEWQVAAASAAAGGVTLQFAPLSFDVSFQEIYTTISAGGTLQIIDERQRRDTPELLRLIDRESIERVFLPYVALQQLAEAAVTLGIYPRALRVVISSGEQLRVTAEIRRFIAALPAGAILENQYGPTETHLVTAYPMAGDPERFPNLPPIGPAIPGVDTYLLDDRLRPVPTGVAGELYFGGIQVARGYYRQPALTSQRFLPNPFGPPGDRIYRTGDLARVLPNGDLVWLARTDTQTKIRGFRVEPLEAEIAIMKLAARHPGLREAAVVARRRDSVDSFLAAFLVGDPARVDLTDLRRQLRETLPEHLVPTQFSWLPQMPLTPSGKRDDRRLRELPLRAEASRSVAPRNRYERVLAEIVADLLHLPRIGVDDNLFELGATSLTAMRLVTLIEKRYDIAVPVSAFVTAPTVASLAELLRVGGADPASFDPLVPIRTGGRRRPLFLVHPIGGNVLCYLQLAKHLPDDQPVYALQASGVDAGTEPKRSVPALAASYLAAIRRVQPHGPYTIGGWSFGGVVAFEMARQLTVAAGQVEQLILIDPIARRPGDPVPVADDVLIDWFFWELLPLDQDRPVLEPIPANLVTPEEKLDFVARRAGAAGLLRAGDSRAAVRRLFEVFKANWEAIITYRPEVVDQDVTLLRARDPLPALLVPMHDIAGTLHLDPRNGWGELTTGRIDVCDVPGNHLALMEPPYVTGVADRITDLLAAPVGGAQ, encoded by the coding sequence ATGGTTTCGGGCCGGACGCCGCTAACCACCTACCAATCAGACATCTGGGTTGCAAGCCGCCTATCTCCGGATCTACCACAGTTCAACGTGTGCGGATACGAACAGTTCGTCGGCCAGCTCGACCATGAACTCCTGCTGACCTGCATCCGCCAGGCCGTAGAATTTAACGATGCGTTTCAGTTACGTTTCGACGAAGAGAACGGGCAGCTCTTCCAATGGGCGGAGCCCGAGTCAGCGGTCGTCGAGGTCCACGATTTCACCAGCACTCCCGACCCCCACCAGGCATGCCATTCCTGGATGACACAGGTGTTCTCCCAGCCGTTCGAGCTGCGCCGCAACCGACTGTACCGAGTGGCGCTGCTGCTGGAGAGCGAATCCGTCGCCTACGCCTACCTCAACGCGCACCACCTGGTCACCGACGGCTGGGGCGGCCGGCAGGTGCTCCGGCAGGCCTGCGCCAGGTACGCCGCGGCCGTCACGGAACGCGCCACCACCACGGTCCGCCGGCAATACTCCTATCTCGACTTCGCTCGGGACATGATGGACTACGCCGGATCGGAACAGCGCGAACGCGACGTCGCATACTTCCGTGCCCGACTCGACGGGGTCACCCCGGCGCTGTTCCCCCGCCAGGCCGCCGGCCGCTACCGGACCGCCCGACACAGCTTCCCCCTGAGCCCCGAGCACGTCGACCGGATCCGGGCCGCCGGTCAATCGCCGTTCACCTACGTCGCGGCGGCCCTCGCGGTCTACCTCGGCCGGATCCACCGCCGCGACCAGGTCATCCTCGGCGTACCGGTGCTCAACCGGAGCACCTACGCGCAGCGGCAGACCATCGGGCACTTCGCCAACGAACTGCCGGTGCCGGTCACCGTGCGCGGCACCCGGACGATGCCCGAGCTGGTCGCCGAGCTGCGGGACACCCTGCGTTCGCTACGAACCCACCAGCGCCTGTCCCGGGGCGAACTGCTGCGCGAGATCATCCCGCCGGACGGGCCACGGCAGCTCTACGACGTCACCCTCTCCTGGCTGCGCTGGCCCCGCCCGGAGGCGATCCCCGGCGTCACCCACCGCAGGACGGTGGCCGCCAGCCGGGCCCACGAACAGGACGCCCTCGCGGTGCTGGTCAACGAGTACGACGACGGCTCCCTGACGGTCGACGTCGACTACTCCCTCGACGTGTACGACGACGACTTCCCCATCGAAGCGCTGGGCCGGCACCTCGACACGCTGATCGGCAACGCGCTCGACCGGCCCGCCGAACCCCTGGCCCGCGTCCCGATGCTCACCGACGCCGAACGCGACCAGATCACCGGCTCCGCCCACGGCGACGACGTGGACCACCCCACCGACGCAACCCTGCACGGTCTGTTCGAACAGCAGGTGGCCCGCACGCCCGACCGGGTCGCCGTGGTGGTGGACGGCACCGGCGAGACGCTCAGCTACGCCGACCTCGACGCCCGCGCGAACCAGGTGGCCCGGGCACTGCGCGCCGACGGCGTCGGTCGCGACGACCGAGTGGCCGTCCTGGCCGTACGGGGAGCGGCGATGCTCGCCGCGATCCTCGGAACGTTGAAGGCCGGCGGGGCCTACGTGCCCATCGACCCGGATCATCCGCCGGCCCGGATCCGGCGGCTGCTCGTCGACAGCGGTGCCACGGTGCTGTTGACCCCCGACGCGCACGCGACACCGGAACTCGGCGGCCCGGACGCCGTCCCCGGCCTGACCGTACGCCACCTCGACACCCTGACGGCCTACCCCGGTGACCCGGTCGAGCCGCTCGCCCGCGCCACCGACCTCGCGTACGTCATCTACACCTCGGGATCAACCGGCGAGCCCAAGGGGGTGATGGTCGAGCACCGGTCGGTGGTCAACCGGCTGGCCTGGATGCAGCGCCAATATCCGCTCGACGGCGACGACGTGCTGGTGCAGAAGACACCGATCTCCTTCGACGTGTCGGTGTGGGAGCTGTTCTGGTGGGCGTTCGCGGGTGCCCGGCTCGTGCTGCCACGACCCGGGGCGCACCGGGATCCGGGCGCGCTGTCGACCATCGTGGCGCGGTACGGCGTGACGGTCATCCACTTCGTACCGTCGATGTTCGGGCCGTTTCTCGACCTGCTCGCCGGCGCACCGGATCGGCGTCGGCAGGCCGACTCGCTGCGGCTGGTCTTCGCCAGCGGTGAGGAGTTGCCGGCCCGGCGGGTCGACCAGTTCCATCAGCTGTTCCCGCTTCCGCCCGCTGCCGCCGCCGGCGGCGCCCCCCGGCTGGTCAACCTGTACGGGCCGACGGAGGCGACGGTCGACGTCTCCTACCACGAGTGCCGGCCCGATCCGGCCCGGCCGACCCGACGCATACCGATCGGCCGCCCGATCGACAACGTCCGGCTGTACGTGCTGGGCCCCGACGACCAGCCGCAACCGGTCGGCGCACCCGGCGAACTCTGCGTCGCCGGGGTCGCCGTCGCCCGGGGCTACCTGGGGCGGAACGGGACTGGTGCGACGGGTACGGCGGCACCGGCCGACACCCGGTTCGGCGTCGACCCGGTGCGCGGCGCGGGTCGGATGTACCGCACCGGTGACCTCGCGCGGCGGCTCGCCAACGGTGACCTGGAGTATCTCGGTCGCCTCGACGGGCAGGTCAAGATTCGCGGCAACCGGGTCGAACCCGGCGAGGTCCAGCAGATCCTGGCCGGCTACCCGGGGATCCGCGAAGCGGTGGTCGTGGCCTACACCGCCGCCGGCCGGGACACCCAGCTGGCCGGCTACTACGTGGCCGAGTCTGATCTCGATCCGGTCCGGCTGCGCGGCCACCTGCTGCGCCATCTACCGGACTACCTGGTGCCGACCGTGTTCAGCCGGCTGGACCAGATTCCCCTCACCCGCAGCGGCAAGCTCGACGCGGCGGCGTTGCCCGCGCCTGGGACCGGCCAGCGGCGGGAGCCGGATCAGCAGCCCCGCGACGAGGTCGAGCGGACCCTCGCGGCGATCTGGTGCCAGGTGCTGGACCTGCCGTCGGTCGGCGTCCATCAGGACTACTACACCATCGGCGGCGACTCGATCCTGGCGTTGCGGGTGCACGCCGAGGCGGAGCGGCGGGGCCTGCGCTTCACCCTCGCCGACCTGGCCGAACAGCCGACGGTCGCGGCGCTGGCGACCCGGGTACGGCGTACTGGCCCAGCCGACCAGCAGGCCGGCACGGCCGCCGAAGAACCCGATTCGGCCGCCGGCGACCGCCCCTTCGCACTCGTGTCCCCGCTGGACCGGGCCCGGCTCGGCGAAGCGGCCGACGCCTCCCCGGCCACCGCCATGCAACTCGGACTCCTCTACCACAGCAGTGAACACGAGGCGGCCACCGCGTATCACGACGTCTTCCGCTACTCGGTCCGGATGCCCTGGCACGAACCGGCGTTCCGTACGGCGTACGAGCGGCTCGTCGCCCGGCACCCGGGCCTACGGTCCTCCTTCGACCTGGGCGGCTTCACCGAACCACTGCAGATCGTGCACACCCGGATCGCCGGCGGCCTCGACGTCGCCGATCTGCGTACCCTCGACCCGGCGGCCGCCGGTGCCGAGGTGCTGGCGCACATGCGACAGCGCCGCCACCACCGGTACGCCTTCGACCGCCCCCCGCTGTTCCTGTTCCGGGCGCACCTGCTCCCGTCCGGCGTGGTCGACCTGGTGTTCAGCTTCCACCACGTACTGCTGGACGGTTGGAGCGTGGCCACCGTCGTCGGCGACCTGTTCCGCGACTACCTGCACCTGATCGGCGCCGGCATCGCGGCGGTCGACGAGACGGCACTACCCGGACCGGCCGCGTACGCCGCCGAGGAACGCCGGACGCTCGACTCGGTGCCGGCCCGACAGTTCTGGGCCGACCGGCTCGCCGGTGCCGAGCCGACCCAGCTCGACGGCTTCCGGCAGTACGAGCCGCCCGGTGCCGACGAGCCGCCGGTCCGCCTGGTCGCCGTGCCCGAGGCCTTGGAGCAGCGGGTACGGGCCTTCGCCCACGACCACGGGCTGCCGGTGAAGTCGCTGTTCCTCGCCGCCTACCTGCTGACGGTACGGCTGTACTCCGGGACCACGGACGTGACCGTCGGGCTGGTGACCCACGGCCGCCCGGAACGGGCCGGGGCGGACCGGATGGCCGGACTCTTCCTCAACACGGTGCCGTTACGCCTCGGGCCCGACACCGGGTCCGGCACCGAGTCCGGCACCGCGCCCGCTTCCTGGCTGGCGACGGTCCGCGAGGTGCACCGACGGGAGCGGGAGTGCCAGCCGTACCGGCGGTATCCGCTGCACGCCATCCAGCACGACCGGGGCGGTGGACCCGTCTTCGAACTGGCCTTCAACTACGTGCACATGCACGTCCTGGCGCCGCTGCTGGAACTGCCCACGATCGAACCGCTCGGCTTCGACGCCTGGGAGGAGACGAACTTCACGCTGCTGCTGAACGTGTTCGTCCACCCGGCTGACCAGCGTGTCTCACTGCGGATCGACGCCGACCGCCGGACGATCACCTGGGCGCAGAGCGGCCTGATCGCCGACACCTACCTGCGGATCCTCGGCCGGATCGTCGACGAGCCCGACGCCGTACCGGACTTCGGGTTCCTGGTCACGTCGACCAGCGTCACCCCGACCCCGACCGACGTCCCCCCGACCAGCATTGCCCCGACCAGCGTTGCCCCGACCGACGTCTCCCCGAGCGCGGCCCGCGGCGACGTCGTCCGCCGCCTCACCGACCACGTACGGCGTACCCCGGACGCTGTCGCGGTCGCCGCCGGAACCCGGCGGTGGACGTACGCGCGATTCCACCGCGAAGTCGACCGGATCGCGTACGCGCTGACCCACGCCGGCGTACGGCCGGGTGACCTGGTCGGCGTCGCGGTCGGCCGCTCCCCCGAAATGATCGCGGCCATCTACGGCATCGCCCGCGCCGGAGCGGCCTGCGTCCCGCTGGACGTGACCTACCCGCCGGAGCGGATCGCGGCGATGCTCGCCCAGGCGCGACCGGCCCGAGTCGTCACGGAGCGGCGGCACGCCGAACTGATCGGCGACCCCGCCACGATGCTCGTCGTCGAGGACCTTCCCACGCCGTCGCGGGCCATCACACCGGCTCCGCTGCCGCCGATCCGGCCGGACGACCTGCTGTACGTGCTGTTCACCTCCGGATCGACCGGCGTCCCGAAAGGGGTGGCGATGTCCCACGCCGCCCTCGACAACTACCAGGAGTGGCAGGTGGCGGCGGCCAGCGCGGCGGCGGGCGGCGTCACCCTGCAGTTCGCCCCGCTCAGCTTCGACGTGTCGTTCCAGGAGATCTACACCACGATCAGTGCCGGCGGCACGCTGCAGATCATCGACGAGCGGCAGCGTCGGGACACCCCGGAGCTGCTGCGGCTGATCGACCGCGAATCCATCGAACGGGTCTTCCTGCCGTACGTGGCCCTCCAGCAGCTCGCCGAAGCGGCGGTGACACTCGGGATCTACCCCCGCGCGCTGCGGGTGGTGATCTCGTCGGGGGAGCAGCTGCGGGTCACCGCCGAGATCCGCCGGTTCATCGCCGCGCTACCGGCCGGCGCGATCCTGGAAAACCAGTACGGGCCGACCGAAACCCACCTGGTCACCGCGTACCCGATGGCCGGCGATCCGGAGCGTTTCCCGAACCTGCCCCCGATCGGGCCGGCGATCCCCGGCGTCGACACGTACCTGCTGGACGACCGGCTCCGCCCGGTGCCGACCGGGGTCGCCGGGGAGCTCTACTTCGGCGGGATCCAAGTGGCGCGCGGCTACTACCGCCAGCCCGCACTGACCAGCCAGCGGTTCCTGCCCAACCCGTTCGGCCCGCCCGGCGACCGGATCTACCGCACCGGTGACCTGGCCCGGGTGCTGCCCAACGGCGACCTGGTCTGGCTGGCCCGGACCGACACCCAGACCAAGATCCGGGGCTTCCGCGTCGAACCACTCGAAGCCGAGATAGCGATCATGAAATTGGCGGCACGGCATCCGGGCCTGCGCGAGGCGGCCGTGGTGGCCCGCCGCCGGGACAGCGTCGACTCCTTCCTGGCCGCCTTCCTCGTCGGCGACCCGGCCCGGGTCGACCTCACCGATCTGCGCCGACAGCTGCGGGAAACGCTGCCCGAACACCTCGTGCCCACCCAGTTCAGCTGGCTGCCGCAGATGCCGCTGACCCCGAGCGGCAAACGCGACGACCGCCGGCTGCGGGAGCTGCCGCTGCGCGCGGAGGCCTCCCGGTCGGTGGCACCCCGCAACCGGTACGAACGGGTACTCGCCGAGATCGTCGCCGATCTGCTCCACCTGCCCCGGATCGGCGTCGACGACAACCTGTTCGAACTTGGCGCGACCTCGCTCACCGCGATGCGCCTGGTCACCCTGATCGAGAAACGGTACGACATCGCCGTACCGGTCTCCGCTTTCGTCACCGCCCCCACCGTGGCCAGCCTGGCCGAACTGCTGCGGGTCGGCGGCGCGGACCCGGCGTCGTTCGACCCGCTGGTGCCGATCCGCACCGGCGGGCGGCGACGGCCGCTGTTCCTGGTGCACCCGATCGGCGGCAACGTGCTGTGCTACCTCCAGCTCGCCAAGCACCTACCCGATGATCAACCGGTCTACGCGCTGCAGGCGTCCGGTGTCGACGCCGGAACCGAACCGAAACGGTCCGTACCGGCGCTGGCGGCCAGCTACCTGGCGGCGATCCGCCGAGTGCAGCCGCACGGCCCGTACACGATCGGAGGCTGGTCGTTCGGCGGCGTGGTGGCCTTCGAGATGGCCCGCCAGCTCACCGTCGCGGCCGGCCAGGTCGAGCAGCTGATCCTCATCGACCCGATCGCCCGGCGGCCCGGTGATCCGGTGCCGGTCGCCGACGACGTCCTGATCGACTGGTTCTTCTGGGAACTGCTCCCGCTCGACCAGGACCGGCCGGTCCTGGAGCCGATCCCGGCGAACCTGGTCACCCCGGAGGAGAAGCTCGACTTCGTCGCCCGCCGGGCCGGCGCCGCCGGGCTGCTGCGCGCCGGCGACTCACGGGCGGCGGTCCGCCGACTGTTCGAGGTCTTCAAGGCCAACTGGGAGGCCATCATCACGTACCGACCCGAGGTGGTCGACCAGGACGTCACGCTGCTGCGGGCCCGCGACCCACTACCGGCGCTGCTCGTACCGATGCACGACATCGCCGGAACGCTGCACCTCGACCCCCGCAACGGATGGGGCGAACTGACCACCGGCCGGATCGACGTGTGCGACGTACCCGGCAACCATCTGGCGCTGATGGAACCGCCGTACGTGACGGGGGTGGCGGACCGGATCACCGACTTGCTGGCCGCACCGGTCGGCGGTGCACAGTGA
- a CDS encoding cytochrome P450 has translation MEALQGRTEAGVAHRVRGPSRSGLGTLLRWTTRHGLLRLGIAAAARRGDAQARLFLDPVIRDDPYPFYRQIRHEGPLVRGRLMWSTTRHNVVTDVLRDDAFGVNPDTMAAPAAVALLRRLGRRRMPIGPIDPPSMLATDPPGHTRYRRLVVKVFTARAIESLRPRVERHCADLLDELGDAAPDGGPVDLVARYASLLPVTMIAEILGVPPQLRQRFLDWGSAVSPVLDLGLPYGQFRRVETGIRELNHWLRGHFARLRADPGDDLLSQLVRPDGDGERLTDDELVALAGLLMAAGFETTVNLLSTGTALLLAHPEQLALLRAEPHRWPNAVEEILRYDSPVQTTARFCRADTDVAGVRVRRGEVVVPMLGGANRDPAVFADPDRFDVTRGNARDHLSFSSGAHYCLGANLARLEGEIGLRQLFERYPDLALDGVGHRRPTRVLRGYDQLPVRLRS, from the coding sequence GTGGAGGCACTCCAGGGGCGGACCGAAGCCGGCGTCGCGCACCGGGTCAGGGGACCGTCGAGATCCGGGCTCGGAACCCTGCTGAGATGGACGACACGACACGGACTACTGCGGCTCGGCATCGCCGCCGCCGCGCGGCGAGGTGACGCCCAGGCCCGGCTCTTCCTCGACCCGGTGATCCGTGACGACCCGTACCCGTTCTATCGCCAGATCCGCCATGAGGGACCGCTCGTCCGTGGCCGTCTGATGTGGAGCACCACCCGGCACAACGTGGTCACCGACGTGCTGCGCGACGACGCGTTCGGCGTCAATCCGGACACCATGGCGGCACCCGCCGCGGTCGCGCTGCTGCGCCGCCTCGGCCGTCGACGGATGCCGATCGGGCCGATCGACCCGCCGTCGATGCTCGCCACCGACCCGCCCGGGCACACCCGCTACCGACGGCTGGTCGTCAAGGTCTTCACCGCGCGGGCGATCGAGAGCCTGCGGCCCCGCGTCGAACGGCACTGCGCCGACCTGCTCGACGAACTCGGCGACGCCGCCCCGGACGGCGGCCCGGTGGACCTGGTCGCCCGGTACGCCAGCCTGTTGCCGGTCACCATGATCGCCGAGATCCTCGGCGTACCGCCCCAGCTGCGGCAACGCTTTCTCGACTGGGGCTCTGCCGTGTCGCCCGTGCTCGACCTCGGCCTGCCGTACGGCCAGTTCCGTCGCGTCGAAACCGGGATCCGCGAGCTCAACCACTGGCTACGGGGACACTTCGCCCGGCTGCGCGCCGACCCCGGTGACGACCTGCTGAGCCAACTGGTGCGGCCGGACGGCGACGGTGAACGACTGACCGACGACGAACTCGTCGCGCTCGCCGGACTGCTGATGGCGGCGGGCTTCGAGACGACCGTCAACCTCTTGTCGACCGGCACCGCGCTGCTGTTGGCCCACCCCGAGCAACTCGCCCTGCTGCGCGCCGAGCCGCACCGGTGGCCCAACGCGGTGGAGGAGATCCTGCGCTACGACTCCCCGGTGCAGACGACCGCCCGCTTCTGCCGCGCCGACACCGACGTCGCCGGGGTACGGGTCCGGCGCGGCGAGGTCGTCGTACCGATGCTCGGCGGTGCCAACCGGGACCCGGCGGTCTTCGCCGACCCGGACCGCTTCGACGTGACCCGGGGCAACGCCCGCGACCATCTCTCCTTTTCCAGCGGGGCGCACTACTGCCTCGGTGCCAACCTGGCCCGGCTCGAAGGCGAGATCGGCCTGCGCCAACTCTTCGAGCGCTACCCCGATCTGGCGCTCGACGGCGTCGGGCACCGCCGGCCGACCCGGGTGCTGCGCGGCTACGACCAGCTGCCGGTACGGCTGCGGTCATGA
- a CDS encoding glycosyltransferase: MSRDASSRRPIMFASPSHPGQLNPLLTIAAEMSRRDEPDLWFCVDADARHRVESAAVGSPLHYLPGADVPVRIEGDLYAAMVRGPRTTAGVAALARTLRTADATTQVYQRTLAHIDRVDPRLMVIDVLNLGALDAATTAGVPYVLSVPYPVSSVYLRRLPWSYPAPASGLPRRLTGAQQVTNALFRVRLQLALLRAVAGPTWRRRARGLANPTGDPAGYAADAVAVFGYTVFGLEYPFPAPDHLHLLGAIVPDAFTRPEPQAGPEPQAGPGQAEPPADELTDWLDQQPSVVYVGLGTLATLTTAQLDAFAEALGRIGPEHRVLWKLPGHQRAVLTNPLPPNVRAEEWIPSQLAVLAHPHVRAFVCHGGANGFHEGVHFGQPMLLTPFWLDCYDIAARAVDAGVGLALDDPPRVDPDEVAGKLLRLLSEEGFRQHSRYWGEQSRQAGGVGRAADLLRDLAGRDERARDDRWARKNDRSVEMP, encoded by the coding sequence ATGAGTCGGGACGCGTCGTCGCGCCGACCGATCATGTTCGCCAGTCCGTCACACCCCGGGCAGCTCAACCCGCTGCTGACCATCGCCGCCGAGATGTCCCGACGCGACGAGCCCGACCTCTGGTTCTGCGTCGACGCCGATGCCCGGCACCGGGTCGAATCGGCCGCCGTCGGCAGCCCGCTGCACTACCTTCCCGGCGCCGACGTGCCCGTACGGATCGAAGGCGACCTGTACGCCGCGATGGTCCGGGGACCGCGTACCACCGCCGGGGTGGCCGCCCTCGCCCGGACGCTGCGCACGGCCGACGCCACCACGCAGGTCTACCAGCGGACCCTGGCACACATCGACCGGGTCGACCCCCGGCTGATGGTCATCGACGTGCTGAACCTCGGTGCGCTCGACGCGGCGACGACCGCTGGCGTGCCCTACGTGCTGAGCGTGCCGTACCCGGTCAGCTCCGTCTATCTGCGACGGTTGCCGTGGAGCTACCCGGCACCGGCGTCCGGGCTGCCGCGTCGGCTGACCGGCGCCCAGCAGGTGACCAACGCGCTGTTCCGGGTACGGCTGCAGCTGGCGTTGCTGCGCGCGGTGGCCGGCCCGACCTGGCGGCGTCGGGCCCGGGGGCTGGCCAACCCGACCGGCGACCCCGCCGGGTACGCCGCCGACGCGGTCGCCGTCTTCGGCTACACCGTGTTCGGCCTGGAGTACCCGTTCCCCGCGCCGGACCACCTGCATCTGCTGGGCGCGATCGTGCCCGACGCGTTCACCCGGCCGGAACCGCAGGCCGGGCCGGAACCGCAGGCCGGGCCCGGTCAGGCAGAACCGCCCGCCGACGAGCTGACCGACTGGCTGGACCAGCAGCCCAGCGTCGTCTACGTCGGCCTGGGCACCCTGGCCACCCTGACCACCGCCCAGCTCGACGCGTTCGCCGAAGCCCTGGGTCGGATCGGCCCCGAGCACCGGGTGCTGTGGAAGCTCCCCGGCCACCAACGCGCGGTGCTGACCAACCCGCTGCCGCCGAACGTCCGGGCCGAGGAGTGGATCCCGTCCCAGCTGGCGGTGCTCGCGCATCCCCACGTACGGGCCTTCGTCTGCCACGGCGGGGCCAACGGCTTCCACGAGGGTGTGCACTTCGGGCAACCGATGCTGCTGACCCCGTTCTGGCTGGACTGCTACGACATCGCCGCGCGGGCGGTCGACGCGGGTGTCGGGCTGGCGCTCGACGACCCGCCCCGGGTGGACCCGGACGAGGTTGCCGGCAAGCTGCTCCGGCTGCTGTCCGAGGAGGGCTTCCGGCAGCACAGCCGGTACTGGGGCGAGCAGAGCCGTCAGGCGGGCGGGGTCGGGCGCGCGGCGGACCTGCTGCGTGACCTCGCCGGCCGCGACGAGCGGGCCCGGGACGACAGATGGGCCCGAAAGAACGATCGATCAGTGGAGATGCCATGA